Sequence from the Mesorhizobium sp. PAMC28654 genome:
ACGCATGCAAAAGATCACCACCTGCCTGTGGTTCGACGGCCAGGCCGAAGAGGCGACGAACCACTACGTTTCCGTTTTCAAGAATTCGAAGGTGCTGAGCGTCATGCGCTGGCCCAAGGGCCATGCTCTCGAGGGCAAGGTTCTGGTGACCTCGTTCGAGCTCGACGGCGTGCAGTTCCAGGCGCTGAATGGTGGACCGCAATACAAGTTCACCGAGGCGATGTCGCAGTCGATCGACTGCAAGACGCAGGACGAGGTCGACCATTTCTGGACCAGGCTCACGGAGGGCGGCGGCGAGCCCGGCCCATGCGGCTGGCTGAAGGACAAGTTCGGCATCTCCTGGCAGGTCGTGCCGGAGCAATTGCCGAGGCTTCTTCAGGATCCGGACCGGGCCAAGGCTGGCCGGGTGATGAATGCGATGATGCAGATGGGCAAGATCGACATCGCCAAGATCGAAGCGGCGGCGAAGGGGTGAGAAGCGGTCCGCGTAGCGGACGAAAAGCCAATTGCTTGGCTTTTCGAGCTTCGAACGCCCTGAGCCCGCGAAGGGCCGGAGTCTGTTGATCCTCGGGTCGGCGCTGCCCCTCATCCGCCCTTCGGGCACCTTCTCCCCGTGAACGGGGAGAAGGGAAAAACGCAGGCTACGCCGCCTTGTCGCGGACCTGATAGTCCTTGATCGTGGCGAAGGTGATCGCCTTCCAGCGTTCCGCTTCATAGTTCAGCGAGAAGGCATGCTGGGCGAGGAACACCGGGTCGTTGTCGAGGTCGCGGGCGATGTCGCCGCGATGCGCCTCGATGAAACGCAGGACCTCGGCCTTGTCGTCGGCCGATATCCAGCGGCAGACGGAAAAGCGCGACATCTCGAATTCGACCGGCAGCGTGTATTCGAAGTTCAGCCGCTCCTTCAAGACGTCGAGCTGCAGCGCACCAACGACGCCGACAATGGCGGGTGAACCATCCTCGGGCGAGAACAGCTGCACGACGCCCTCCTCGGCCATTTGGTGCAGCGCTTCCTTCAATTTTTTGGCCTTCATCGCGTCGCCGAGGCGGACACGGCGCAGGATTTCCGGGGCGAAGTTCGGCACACCCCGGAACAGGATTTCCTCGCCCTCGGTCAGCGTGTCACCAATGCGCAGCGTGCCATGGTTGGGGATGCCGACGACGTCGCCGGCAAAGGCCTCGTCGGCGGTGACGCGGGTGCGAGCAAAGAAGAACTGCGGCGCCGACAGTGACATCGGCTTGCCGGTGCGCACCAGCTTGGCTTTCATGCCGCGCTCCAGCTTGCCCGAACAGACGCGCACGAAAGCGATGCGGTCGCGGTGGTTGGGATCCATGTTGGCCTGGATCTTGAAGACGAAGGACGTCATCTTGTCCTCGGTCGCCTCGACCTTGCGGGTATCGGCTTCCTGCGCGCGCGGCGGCGGCCCGTAGGCGCCGAGCGCCTCGATCAGGTCGCGAACGCCATAGTTGCGCAACGCCGAGCCGAAATAGACCGGCGTCAGATGGCCTTCGCGGAAGGCTTCGAGGTCGAGCGGCCGGCAGGCTTCGCGCGCCAGTTCGAGTTCCTCGATGAAGGCCTCTCGCTCGTTTTCCGGCAGCAGGCCGGCGACGCGATTGGAATCGGGACCGTTGACCGGCGTGCGTTCCTTTTCCGCGTCGCCCCTGCGCACGGCATTCTGAGCCAGATGATAGGTGCCTGAAAAGGTCTTGCCGCGGCCGATCGGCCAGGTGATCGGCGCGGTATCCAGCGCCAGCTTCTGCTCGATCTCGTCGAGGATCTCGAACGGATCGCGGCTTTCGCGGTCCATCTTGTTGATGAAGGTGATGATCGGGATGTCGCGCAGGCGACAGACCTCGAACAGTTTCAGCGTGCGCGGCTCGATGCCCTTGGCGGCGTCGATGACCATGACCGCGCTATCGACCGCCGAAAGCGTGCGGTAGGTATCGTCGGCGAAATCCTCGTGGCCGGGCGTGTCCAGGAGGTTGAAGACATTGTCTTCGTATTCGAAGGTCATCACCGAGGTGACGACCGAAATGCCGCGTTCGCGCTCGATCTTCATCCAGTCGGAACGGGTCTGGATCTTGTCCTTCTTGGCCTTGACCTCACCGGCAAGCTGGATGGCGCCGCCGAACAGAAGCAGCTTTTCGGTCAGCGTCGTCTTGCCGGCGTCCGGATGCGCGATGATCGCGAAGGTGCGGCGGCGCGATACCGCCTGTTCGATGTCTTCAGCCAATGTCTGGAATCCTGTCTGTGGCGCGGGCTTCTAGCAGCGCATCCTGGGCCTGTCGAACAGTTTTGGGCAGATAGGCCTCGCCCAATATGGTAACGGCTAGTCGAAATGCCACTCAAAATTCGGCAAAGGTCCAGCATGAGCGCGGTCAAGCAAGTTGTGGTCATCGGCGCCGGCATCATCGGCGCCTCCATCGCCTGGCACCTGGCCAAGGCTGGCGCACGGGTGACGGTGATTGCAGAGAGCGCCGCCGGCGGGGTCGCGACACCGAATTCCTTTGCCTGGATCAATGCCAGCTGGGGCAACCCGGAACCCTATTTCCGGCTGCGCACCCGCGCCATGGCCGAATGGACGCGGCTGGCAAATGACGTCCCCGCTATCCCCCTCGCCTGGTGCGGTGGCCTGTGCTGGGATCTGCCGGCGGACAGGCTCGAAGCCTACGCGGCCGAGCACTCGGCCTGGGGCTACGGCATCGAGCGGGTCGGCCGAGAGCAGGTGGCACGCATCGAGCCCAATCTCACCGAGCTTCCTGATTTCGCGCTTCATGTTGCGGGGGAAGGCGTGGCCGAACCGGTGGCCACCGCGAAGGTGCTGCTGGCGGATGCGGAACAAGGTGGCGCGAAAATCGTCAGCGGAACAGTCACCGCTTTGGTGCTTTTCAACGGCAAGGTCACCGGCGTGGAATTTTCCGGCCAACGGATTGTCGCCGACGAGGTGGTGATCGCAGCCGGCACCGGCGCCCCGGCCATCGCCGCCACCGCCGGTATCAAGCTGCAGATCGAAACGCCGCCAGGTCTGATTGTCCACTCACGGCCCTACAAGAAGCTGCTCAACGGGCTGGTGCACGCCGAGAAGCTGCATATGCGCCAGACGGCCGAGGGCCGCATCATCGCCGGCTCCGATTTCGCTGGCGGCAATCCAGGCGATGACCCCGAAGCCACGGCGCGCGAATTGTTCGCGGTCATGAAGGTAGCCTTGCGCGGCGCCGACGGGCTGGAGCTGGATTTCCACACGATTGGATATCGTCCAACACCGATCGACGGCTTTCCGATCATCGGCCGCGCCGAGGGAACGGACGGCGTCTATATCGCGGTCATGCATTCCGGGATCACCCTGGCGCCGGCCGTCGGCTTGTTCGCAACCCAAGAGATTCTCGACGGCGAGCGCGATCCATTGCTAGCCCCATACGGCCTGTCGCGCTTCGCTCAATAGCCTGGCTCAATAGCCTGGCGGGCGGCGAAAGCCACCGGTCAATGGCTCGATCGCCCTGGCGATGCCGAGCAGCCGCGACTCCGACCAGCGTTTGCCGACCAGTTGCAGGCCGATCGGCAGGCCGTCGCTGTCCTGCCCGCACGGCAGCGAAAGCGCGGGATGGCCGCTGTAATTGAAGATCGCGCCGTAGGCAGGAAGCATCCAGTAGCTCTCCTCCTTGCCGTTGACCTCGATCGAGGTGCCGGGTCCGCAATGCGGGAAGGCCGTGGTCATGGCGACCGGGCAGAGCAGCGCATCCCAGCACTCGAAGAACTGGTCCCAGGCGAGAATGGATCTGTCGCGACGGGCGAGCGCCTCGAACCAGCGTGACACCGGCGCCGGTTCCTCCGGCGGCTGCGCGGCCTCCATCATCATGCCGATCAGCGCACCACCCTGTCGGAGATCATCGAGCAGGTCGAGCTTGGGCAGTTTCGCTTCCTCGATGACGGCTCCAGCGCCTTGCAATTGTGTTGCCAGATTTTCGACCGCAGCACTGATGTCGCTCGCTACCGGGAATCCGGGAAAGGACGGC
This genomic interval carries:
- a CDS encoding VOC family protein; amino-acid sequence: MQKITTCLWFDGQAEEATNHYVSVFKNSKVLSVMRWPKGHALEGKVLVTSFELDGVQFQALNGGPQYKFTEAMSQSIDCKTQDEVDHFWTRLTEGGGEPGPCGWLKDKFGISWQVVPEQLPRLLQDPDRAKAGRVMNAMMQMGKIDIAKIEAAAKG
- a CDS encoding peptide chain release factor 3; amino-acid sequence: MAEDIEQAVSRRRTFAIIAHPDAGKTTLTEKLLLFGGAIQLAGEVKAKKDKIQTRSDWMKIERERGISVVTSVMTFEYEDNVFNLLDTPGHEDFADDTYRTLSAVDSAVMVIDAAKGIEPRTLKLFEVCRLRDIPIITFINKMDRESRDPFEILDEIEQKLALDTAPITWPIGRGKTFSGTYHLAQNAVRRGDAEKERTPVNGPDSNRVAGLLPENEREAFIEELELAREACRPLDLEAFREGHLTPVYFGSALRNYGVRDLIEALGAYGPPPRAQEADTRKVEATEDKMTSFVFKIQANMDPNHRDRIAFVRVCSGKLERGMKAKLVRTGKPMSLSAPQFFFARTRVTADEAFAGDVVGIPNHGTLRIGDTLTEGEEILFRGVPNFAPEILRRVRLGDAMKAKKLKEALHQMAEEGVVQLFSPEDGSPAIVGVVGALQLDVLKERLNFEYTLPVEFEMSRFSVCRWISADDKAEVLRFIEAHRGDIARDLDNDPVFLAQHAFSLNYEAERWKAITFATIKDYQVRDKAA
- a CDS encoding NAD(P)/FAD-dependent oxidoreductase, producing MSAVKQVVVIGAGIIGASIAWHLAKAGARVTVIAESAAGGVATPNSFAWINASWGNPEPYFRLRTRAMAEWTRLANDVPAIPLAWCGGLCWDLPADRLEAYAAEHSAWGYGIERVGREQVARIEPNLTELPDFALHVAGEGVAEPVATAKVLLADAEQGGAKIVSGTVTALVLFNGKVTGVEFSGQRIVADEVVIAAGTGAPAIAATAGIKLQIETPPGLIVHSRPYKKLLNGLVHAEKLHMRQTAEGRIIAGSDFAGGNPGDDPEATARELFAVMKVALRGADGLELDFHTIGYRPTPIDGFPIIGRAEGTDGVYIAVMHSGITLAPAVGLFATQEILDGERDPLLAPYGLSRFAQ